Within the Streptomyces sp. YIM 121038 genome, the region GTGTCGTCGTCGTTGCACTTGATGGCGGCCCGGTCGGTTCCCCACGCCGAGCCCGCGGTGCGGCTCGTCGGGTCGGCGTTACCGGCCCAGCGGCCGCCTTCACCGGAGATGAAGCTGTCGCCCATGGACACGATCGTGTCCACTCCACAGGCATCCTCATCGGCGGCCGCACGAGCGGCGCGGCCCGGAGCACCATACAGGGTGCTCTTGTCCCAGGAACCGCTCTTGCAGCTGGGACGGTCGGCCGGGGCCGACCTGATGGGGAAGTGGTCGGAGGTGTCCCTGTTGCCCCGGGACACGGACAAGTTGGCGAGTGCGTCGTCGGCGACCAGGAAGTCCAAGGCGTAGCCGCCGCCCGCGCCGGCTTGCTGTGTGATGGCAGGAGGGCCGTCCGGCTTGCCGTTGTCGGTGACGTAGTAGGTGTGGGGCACGCCGAACGTGGACGGGCCGCTGTTGAAGTCGCCGACGATGCGCCAGTGGGCGCCCCCGACAGCGTCGCGGATGGCGTCGACCAGGGCGCGTGCGTGCGGGTTGGGCTTGTCGTCGGTGCGGATCGAGGCGGCGTGGACGCTGAAGTACCAAGTGTGGCCGAACCGTACGCCAAGCGCGGGCCGCTGCCGGATCCACTTGCGGTCGTCGCCGGTGACCCGGACGACTCTCACCTCGTCGGGGGCCTCCTTGGTCCAGATCGCCATGGACTTGCCCGCGTTGGAGCGGCCGGTCGTGGGGCGGTCCGGCTCGTCACCGGTTGTGGGGTCCGGCTCGTCATTCGGATCCTGTTGGTCTCCGTCCGACCCCCAGTCCTTCTTGTCCAGGATCTTCAGGTAGTACAGGTGCCCGAGATTCCTGTCGCGCGCGGTGGGGCGCCCCCATTGCTTGTGAAAGACCTGGTACTTCAGGCTGGGAAGCCCTTTCGCCGTACGGCCGTTGGCGCTGGTGTCGCTGGTGTAGCTGAGGTTCCGTTGCTCGTCAGGCGAGACGTAGTCGCTTGGTGGCTTCTGCGCCTCCTGCAAGGCGACGACATCACCCTCGGGTAGCAGGTTCTGTCGCGCGTAGGTCCACTTGTTGCCGCCCTGCATGTTCCACGAGATGACACGCTCGTCGTTCCCCGTCAAGGTGATCTGGGCCTGTGCCGGTTGGATGCCGGCAGCACTGAGCAAGGTGGCCACCAAGGCCAGCGTCAGAGTGACCATGGCGCTGATGCGTGCCATGGGTCTCCCCGTCCCGCAGGGCGAGCGTTCCCAGTGTCCGGGTGTCCGGGGTATGGGTGGTGTGTTCATGTGTCCGTTTCAGTCGCGGAGTGCCCGCTGTAGCAGCGGCCATCGGCGTTCGGGGTGGGGGCTGCACACGACCGTCGGCGCGTCGGCTTCATCTGGACTTCGCCTTTCGCCGTGCCCTTCCAGCGGAGGCTCGCGCCTGCTCAGCGTCTGGGTGTGCGACGGCCTTGCTGGACGGGCCGAACGGGCCGATCGTCGAGGTCATGCGTCGCGGGCGGACGGGCGTGCCCTTGTCAGCGTGGATCTCCACGACCGCCCGTGCTCATCGCGACGCCGTTCGAGGCTTGTCGGTCGGCGGGGGACCGGCGCACTCAGTCGGCTGCGCGGTCCGTGTCGGTTGTTCAGGCCTGCGCGGGTTGTGCGAGCCAGTCGTCGAGCGGGACCTGGCACGTGTTGAGGATGCCGGCGATCAGTGCGTAGGTGCCGGTGAGGGCGAGCAGTTCCAGCAGTTGTGGTGGAGAGTGGTGTGTGGTCAGTTCCTGCCAGGTGGCGGGGGACACCATGTGTTGCTCGTGGAGCTCGTCGACGGCCCGCAGTAGTGCCCGGTCGGCTTCGTCCCAGCCGGGGTCGTCCGGTCCCGCGAGGGCACGGGCGATCTCGGACTCGGTGAGCCCGGCGGCGGCGCCGATGTGGACGTGGTGCTCCCACTCGTAGGCCGAGCCGGTGCGGTGGGCGGTCCGAAGGATCGCTAGTTCCCGCTGGCGGGGCGGGATCAGTCCCTGGGCGAGCTGGGTGAGCAGGGGTGCCAGCGCGACCAGCAGGTCGGGGTGGTTGCCGATGGTCGCCAGGACGTTGAGTACCGGGCGACCCACCAGCGGCCCCGCGCCGCCTGCGAGGATCTGGGCCGCGGGGCCTTCCAGGCGTGGGGCCAGGGCGGCGATCTCGGACGCGGGGCGCGGCGCGATGCGCGGGGGCGTCTCGGCGGGGCGAGGCGCGGCGTATTCGTCGAGGTGGCCCATCAGCTCCTCCTCGGCGGGGGTGCCGTCGCCGTTGAGCTCGCGGTAGACCGCGCCGATGTTGAGCACCAGGCGTTCCGGGTCGTCCCAGTTGGGGAAGCCGTCCAGGTCCATCTCGCGGGCGGCTTGCAGTACGGGTACGCCCGCCTGGTGCGCGCGGACGGCGTGGTCGCGGACCCGCTCCAGGTAGTGCCGGAAGGCACGCACTTCGGGCTTGCCGACGACCGGGCCGTGTCCGGGCACGATCGTTTCGACGTCCAGGCCGAGGATCAGGTCGCAGGCGGCGATCCAGTTCTCCACCGGGCCGCTGTGGATCACCGGGTGGCCGCCGATGAACAGGATGTCCCCGGCGAACAGCACGGCGGCGTCCGGCACATGGACCAGTACGTCCCCGGTGGTGTGGGCCGGGCCGACCTCGATCAGCCGGACGGTTCGCCGGCCCACCGTCACCTCCAACTCGCCGCTGAAGGCCCGGGTCGGCAGCGTCGGGGTGATGCCGGTGAAGTCGAAGGTCTCGCGCATGTCCTCGGCGACCCGCGGGAGCGGGACCGTGCCGGGCGAGGCGAACAGTTCGTGGAGCCGGTCGCGGCGCATGGCGGCCGCGGCGGCCTCGGAGGCGAGGATCGCGGCATCCGGGAGCAATTGGTTGCCCCACCAATGGTCGCCGTCGCTGTGGCTGTTGACCAGAGTGTTGATCGTGAGCCGGGGCAGAGCCCGCGTCATCTCGTCCAGCATGGCGTGGGTCTGGGGGACGGTGAACAGGGTGTCGACGAGCAGCCCTTCGTCGCCGGAGACGACCAGCCCGGCGTTGCTGAAGCCCCAGGTGCCGCTCGGCTGTAGATAGGTGTAGGTATCTGCGGCGATCTGGTGCAGACCCAGGGTGTAGGGGACGGCCATCGCTCGACCTCCTCAGTGAGTGTACTGGAGTACTAAGCTATATCTGAGTACTTATTGGATTCAAGTACACTCCTGATGTGAGGTCGACAGCACCGCAGGACGCGGGAGAACCACAGGACCGCCGCGAACGGCGCCGCAACGCCACGCGCGAACGGCTGCTGGCCGCGGCCCTGGAACTGTTCGCCGCCCATGGGTACGCAGCCACCACCTATGAGCACATCGCCGAGCGCGCGGATGTGGGCCGCCAGACGGCGTTCAATCACTTCCGCCGCAAAGAGGACTTCGTGACCGCCTGGGTCCAGCAGAGGCACGAGCGCCTCGACCAGCACGAGGCGGCGGACGCGCTCGGCGCCGAGAGGCCGGCCGTCGAGTCACTGGCGGACGAACTGCGCGCACTCGCGGAACTCAACGAACAGGACTACGCGTTGGCCAGGGAACTGCACGACGGCGGAGTGCTGCACACCGCCTTCAGTCTCGGCGCCGCCACGCCTCGCGCGATCCTCGCCGCTGTCACCCGCGGTCAGCGGCGCGGTGAGATCCGCCGCGACCTCGATCCCGGGACGCTCGCCGACATGATCTTCGATGGTTACGTGACCGCCCTGAGCCGATGGCTGCGCGGTGAGGGTGCCTTCTCACTCACTGAGGCCCTGCTGACCAGGCTCGCTGTGCTTGCCGACGGTTTCACTGTTGACTCCCGCGGTTCCAGCCCGAGCTGACGCGACGCCCGTGGTGTCGTGGTTCTACGGCTGGGCGTCATCCGTTCCGTAACCGCATCTGGGCAGCCGATGGCGATGCGCGGCACCGGTCACAGCGTTCCGTTGTGACCGTCACGGAAACCGTTGTTCCCCAAATTTCCTCCTCACGTCGCGAGGATTGCGCTCCGGCACCAGAACGAACTGCGGAGTCGCCCGACCGGCGATATCCGGCCCATTGCGCGGCAGTGCGAGGAGTATCGGATGAGCCTGCACGGAAAGACAGCTCTCGTCACCGGGTCCTCCAAAGGGATCGGCAGAGCGATCGCGCTGCGGTTCGCCGAAAAAGGCGCCGACATCGTCATCAATTACTCCCGGGACAAGAGCGCGGCCGACGAGGTCCAGAAAGCGGCGGAGGAATACGGCGTCAGGGCCGTGTCGGTGCAGGCCGACGTCTCCCGGGTACCGCAGATCGAGCTGCTGTTCCAGGAGGCGCTGTCCGCGTTCGGGCAGATCGATGTCGTCGTCGCCAACGCCGGGATCGAGGAGGTGAACATTCCCGTCGCGGACGTGCGCGAGGAGGACTCCGACCTGCTGTTCCGCGTCAATACGAAGGGCCCGTACTTCGTGCTGCAGGCGGCGGCCCGCCATATGCCGCCGTGGTACGTCAACGTCGAGTCGAAGGCGGGCCATTGAAACGGCAGGTCAATGAGCGACAGCTCTCGGTGTTGCAGTGGGTGGGATCTGGGTGCCCTGCCGGCGTCTGGGAGAGCAGCTCCTACAAGACCACTTGCCAGGCACTGCAGAACCGGGGCCTGGTCACGATCTCCCGGAAGGGCGGGCAGTGGAATGTCGCCCTGACAAGCGTCGGCCAGCACTATCTGGCGCACGGCACGTACCCTCCCCGCGGTTCGCGCTCCCAGAAGACCCAGGCCGACACTCCACAACCCCCATCTCACCGCGCGCAGGAAACTCCGGCCTCCGTGCGAAAGCCAAGCCCTCCCCCGCAGCCTCGCATGACGTTCACGGAGCAGCTGCTGCAAGAGCTCGCGGAGACGGGCGGCCGGATCGTCAAGAGCGGAAGCGGGCCGGACTCCGTGAACTGGCCGTCCCGTATCGACGCTGCCCGCAGGTCCGGCAAGATCCCGGAGACGAAGGAGCTGTACGGGGGCTGGTGCCGTGACGGGTACGAGATCAAACTCGTCGACATCCCCGCCTGGCGTCTTGCCGTCCTCGACCCCGTCCCAGTGCCCTCGCGGCTCGTACGGCCGCACCCCGTGGTCCGGGCCATGCAGAACGAACGTCAGCCGCTGGGCCTGACCAAGCCCGTCCAAGGACGTGCTCTCCGGCTCATCCAGGCACTGATCGCCGCCGCCGAGAACGACGGACACCCCAGTTCAGCAGGACAGACTGGCTTCGCACCCCCGTCGCATCGCCGCCGCAGGGCATCTCCCCACTTCACCATCACCGCACAGGGACAGACAGTGGGGTTCCTAGTCCTCCAGGAGCAGGACCGTACGGAGCACGTCGCCACCGAGAAGGAACTCGCCGAGGCGAACTCCTGGATCAGGATCCCCGCTTCGACTACACGCCGTCTGAGCGTCTCCGCTTCGTCCTTAGCGGCTGCCAACCGCACCGGGCGAGCGAGTGGGTTGACACTCCCGGACACTCCCTCGAAGAGCAGCTCGCCGAGATCGCACAGGAGGTCGCTCTCCGCGGCGAAGCCGCAGAACGCAGACGCCTCGACGAGGTCGAAGCAGCACGCCAGAAACGGGTCCGCTGGGAAGCTGCCATGGAGGGGGCTCGCGTCCGGTACGCGGAGGCGTACCGCGTCAGGCACCTCGAAGCCCAGGAAGCGGCATGGCGCCACGCCACCCGACTGACCGAATACGTGAGCGCCGTGCGCACGCGAGTCGAGGTCATGCCGCCGGGAAAGGCGAGAACCGAAGCCGAAGCATGGATCAGCTGGGCAGCGGACACCGTGGAGCGTCTCGACCCCCTGGAAAATCCGCCCCGGTTGCCCGACATTCCCGAGCCGCGAGCCGACGACCTGAAGCCCTTCCTCGGGCACTGGAGCCCCTACAGCCCCTGAACCCGTCACCCACCGGACGGCCCCGCCCAGCGTCACGGAACGTCACCACCGAGAGCCTGGCTGGGCGGAGGCAGCCACGGCTGGGCAATCGGCCTCCCACCCCGCGCGCTGTACATACCGGCCTCCGGGTTCACCGGGCCGGCCATCAAGGAAAGCGAGCGGGCCCTGAACCAGCGAGTGATCATTCTCGGCGAACTACGAGAACTCGTCCTCCTGCTTGAACAGAAAGGTGATGTCGCGCACTGGCTGCACGAGAAGGTCCGTATCGCTCAGCTCGACCGGCGCCACCTCGCCTTGCTGGGCGCCGACTTCTGAATCACCACTCACCCAAACCCAAGACTTCACGCGCGTGTGCGTCCAGCCACCGCCGGTGCGGGACGCGGATCTCAGTTGTTGTGGCACCTGAGCGTCCGGGGCTGGCCTACAGCTGACCGTGCCGGGAGCAGTCCCGATTAGGCAGACGGGCACTCCTGGACGCCGGAAGGGGCACGAGCCCCCGTGAGGGAGTCGAGCAGGCGATCAGGGGCAACACCCGACCACAGGAAGCAACGCAACGGCCTCGCCAGGACCGGGCCGAGCGTGTCGAACGCGCTGGCTCCCTGGCCTAAGCCGACGCACGAGGGACCCCGCGAAAACAAGCCGACGGGGGTGCACATCAGTCACAGCGATCACACGCGTGTCACGAACTGTGTCGACGCCCCCGAACCACAAGGCCCTGACCAGGCAAGATGTTCCCTACCTGGACCATATGGACGCCATAAGACGCCTCCGCCTACCTGTGCCAGGTGGTACCGCGGTGACCGACTCGTGAGACCCCTCCAGCACGACAAGATCCGGACCAGATACGGACCAACTCAATCTCATGCCACCCGATTTCACACTTAGCTGCAGTTCAGAGGCGCTACGCAGCGTGTACCACCAGCAGACCAAGAATCTACCGGCATGGCCGCAACACGCAGCAGGGCCGGCCGAGCCACTCACCCCAACTAGGTTGTCGACTTTCTACAACACGGCAACTCTCACTTGGAGCACTCGCACGCCTCACGCCATCGAGTCAGCATGAGTCCATTCCATGACCCCGCCCCTGCACGCCCCGTGCGCCTGCGACCAGCCGGAACGAGACCGCAACAGAACCTGACACACCATCAGTAAAGTCAGCATTAGGTCAGCAAGAGTCCGACTAAAGCTGACCACACGCGCCCACAGCCTGGAATCACGCTCGACGCCGTCAAGGTCACGATCGGGCGGCCGAAGGCCCTCACTCTGCGGGCCTGACGACCGCTTCACCGGTCGCGCTCGCCAGCCGCCCCGAACCGCCACCCACCCGCGTTCCTGCAGTTCAGCGCACCCGCCCCCCGAGGCTTCAACGCCACCGGCGGCAGCTCCGGGGCCGGGAGCGGTGCTCCGTCGTAGCCCTTCACCTCGCCGAAGCGCGTGCCCGTCATCCAGTCGGTGCGGGCCTGTTCGATGTCGGCCTGGGTGCGGCCGATGAAGTTCCACCACAACCACGTAGCTGGCCAACGGCCCCACGTCTGGACTTGAGGGTGAACCCTCACCATGACGTGACAGCGGCACTGCCGAAACCATGCGACGCTCCTCGCGCAGGGTCTCGGCAGAGACGGGGCGCTGATGCGCCTCCCGGTGTCGGGCATCCAGCACCTGCGCCTTCACCAGCAGCGGATCCTCGTCCTCGTCCGTCCGCTCGCCGTCTGTGGAGGCGCTCTTCTCCTTCACGGGCGCAGCGGTGCCGTCTGTCGAGACACTGGGACGGTGGATCAGGAGTTCCACCGCCAGCAGCAGCGCGACCGGAGGCCGTCCAGCGACCAGCACTGGCTGCCGCTCCAGGGCCGGTGCAGAGGCACGCCTGGCCCTTCCGGCTCCGCCGCCTCCTCCCGGCCCGAGGCACCGGCACCGCTTCCGAAGGCCCGGGAGGAGGCGGAACGCGCCATGATCGCGGCGTTGGCCGTGCAACGCCTGTTTCCGGAGCGGGTGTTGGGGACACGATGAGTGCAAGTGGAGGAAGTACGGAGTAACGGGGGGATTTTCGTGAAGAGACGTAAGGCGTGGGTGGTGGCGGGGGCGCTCGCCGCGGTCGTGGTGCCGTCGGTGACGGCGGCCGGACCGGTGGTCGCGGCGCCGCGGGCGGCGGGGCCGGTGGCGCAGGTGCTGCCGCCGCTGCCGGGCGACACGGGGGCCTCGGCCAGCCTGATCAACGACGCCGGTCAGGTCGTCGGCTCCAGCCGCGACGGGGACGGGCACTACCGCCCGGTGCGGTGGGAGCCCGACCTCACGCCGACACGGCTCGGCCTGCTGGAAGGCGGGACGCTGGCCGACCCCAAGGTGATCGTCGCGGACGGCTCCATCGCGGGCCAGGCCGCGGCCGCCGACAAGCAGTGGCACCCGGTCATCTGGGGGACGGCGGGCACGGTGCGCCGACTGCCGGAGCCCGCCGGATACGCCACCGGTGTCGCGGAGGACCTCAACGACGACGGCGTCTCGGTCGGCACGGTCAGCGACAGCTGGGTGAGCCGCGCCGTCCGCTGGAACCGCCAGGGGCAGCCCGAACTGCTCCCGGTGGAACCGGGCATGCGGTACAGCAAGGCGCTGTTCGTCGACAAGCAGGGCAACGCGTACGGCTGGATGAACTCCACGGCGTCCCCAGGGGACGTCGTGCGCTGGGACCGGTCCGGGAACATCACCAGGCTCAAGTCCCCCGACGACCCCTACTACACCTACGCCGAGCTCCGTGACGTCAACGACCGCGGCACCGCCGTCGGCGCGAACGGCACCGGCGAGAACTGGGTGGCCGCCATGGCCCCGCCCGGCGGCACCTTCACGTCCCTGCCCGGCGCGCGGCACAAGAGCACGGTGACGGACGTCAACGCCACCGACGTGGCCCTCGGCGGCGTCAACGGCGCCGCCGTCCGCTGGGAGGGCGGCGAGATGGTCCGCCTTCAGCCCGTGACCGGCACCGTGGACGTCCAGGTGAGCGCCCTCAACGACGCCGGTACGGCCGTCGGTTCCTCCAGCGTCAACGCCGTGACCTGGGACGCCACCGGCCGGCCCACGAAGCTGCCGGTCACCCCGGACGTGCGGTCCGCCCGCGGCCTCGCCATCAACCGCCCCGGCCACGTCCTCGGATACATCGACACCTGGACCGCCTCCAGGGTCCCCGTGGTCTGGCGCTGACCCGTCGCGGTCGCACCGCACGCCCCGGCACGTCAGACGGACGTGCCGGGGCTCTTCGCGTGCAACGGAGCCATCACCCGGATGTTATGACGACGTGTTAGTAGGCACGGGGTGCGCGGGTCAGTAGCTTCGACGAGTGACGGGCGGTGCGGGCGCCCGTCGGCACGATCCCCCCACAACCGCTTCGAGACGAGGTCCTCGTGAGCCGTAGACAACTCCCCCGTCTGCTGACCGCATCCGTCGTCCTGGCCCTCGGCGCCGGGACCCTGGCCACCTCCGGCCCCACCGCGGCCGCCGCCCCCGGCACCCCACAGGGCCGCGCCGCCGCACCCTACTGCTACGACGAACCGTCGCAGCCGAACGCCGACGTGAGCGACCTCAAGGCGTCCTTCAACGCCTCGAACTGGATGCGCACCCTCCAGACCATGTACAAGCGGCGCTGGCCCAGCGGTGAGGCCCTGGCGATCGCCCAGGCCAAGGACAAGTACTGGGACCAGTTCGTGAACAAGCAGAGCTTCGAGGGATTCGCCGAGTCGATGATGGTGGCGATCCACGAGGAGACCCACATGTGGGACCTCGACCCGTCCCGGACCAAGTGGGACGTCCACATCGCGGCCTGGATCAACGCCGGTCAGCAGGCGCTGACGGTCCCCGTGCTCGGCGGCTTCCCCCGCAAGGAGATCCTGCCCCTGATCAAGGACAGCCTCAGCTCCTCCATGGACGACATCTACCTGCGGGACAGGACGCAGGGCGAGTACCGCCTCCAGGGCGTGCTGGCGGAGCAGAACGCGGGCCTGACCGGACTGCCCGCGGTGACGGTGGTCCAGGAGTACATCAAGGGCGTCGGCGCCAGCAACGCCCGGGACATCGCCGCCACCAACCTGCGCTACCTGCTGCTCTACTTGCGCGTCGCCAAGGACAAACACCCCGACTACTGGGCCCGGATCAAGGCCGAGCCCAAGCTGCGCGACCTGGTCCTGACCCAGTTCCTGCGTACCGCGTACTGGCTGGAGAAGTCCGCGCCCTACACCGGCAAGCTCGGCAGCCGCGACGCCGACAAGATCACGGCGGCGAACTACGCGCCGGAGAACATCGCCGTCCTGGAGGAGTTCACCGGCCGCAAGGTGCGCGTCGACGCGCAGAAGCACTGCACCGCCTGAGCGCGGGCCACGGGGAGGCCGGGCCTCCCCGTGGCACTTCGAGTGGCTCTGGAGGACCTGTTGCCGGTCGCAGTGGTCCGCGCGGAGGCCGTGGCGGCGCGGGCGGTGCCGCTCGCCCCCGCGCTCGCCGAGGACGAGAAAAGTACAGCGATCCGGGCCATGAGTGACATGACATCAGAAACGACGGTGCCTACGCTGGCCCCACCGCACGAACACCGCTCTCGCGCCACGGAACCCCAGCGACCCCCCACCTCCTCGGGAGCCTCCAGTGAGAAGTGCACGCATCGCGCTCTGCGCTCTGCTCGTCACCGGAGCCGTCGGCCTCTCCCCCGCCACCGCCTCGTCGGCCTCCTCGGCGCCGTCGGCGACCCGGAGCGCGTTCGCCCTCTCGAGCACCGCGTTCGCCGACGGCGGCGTCATCCCCAAGGTCCACGAGTGCACCAGCGGTGGCGGCAGCGACCCCGCCAAGAGAAACGAATCCCCTCCCCTGGCCTGGTCGGGTGCCCCGGCCGCCGCCAAGAGCTACGCGATCGTCATGCGCGACCTCGACAACGCCAACCTCATCCACTGGGTCATCTACGACATCCCGGCGAACACTGCCTCGCTCCCCCAGAACGTCGACCACAAGTACCAGCCCTCGACCCCGGCGGGAGCCAGGCAGGTCTACTACCGCGGCAGCGCCAGCCTCTACGGCTACCAGGGGCCCTGCTCGCCCTCGACGGTGAACACCTACGAGTTCGTCGTCCACGCGCTCAACCAGGCATCGCTGACCAGCCTGAACGCGAACTCGTCGACCCGGACCGCCGCCAGGGAGATCGCGGCGGCGTCGATCGGCTCGGCCAGGATCACCGGCGAGTCCTAGCGTTCGCACCGTGCCGAGGGCGGCCCGGTCAGCGGTCGAAGGCCGGCGGAGGGGCCGGTCAGGGGCGCCAGTCGAAGGGGAAGTGCTTGCTCGATCCGCCCCGGTACGCGTGGGAGAAGTCGAAGCCTTCCGCGTGGTCGCTCTCGACCACGCCCCAGGTGGCGATCTGGCCCGGCCCCACCTCGGCGCCCGGCGCGTTGACGAGCTGGACGCGGCGGTCGGGGTCGGCGGTCGGGCCGGTCAGGGCGACGGCACCGACCGCGACCTTGTCGCCGACGTCGGCCCGCCAGTACGAGAGGTCCTCGGCCGCGTCGAAGCGGACGGGGGCGTACTGGACGTCGCGCAGTTCGCTGATGAGGGAGCCGAACTCGCCCGGCCAGCCCCCGACGTGCCCGGCGAAGATCTGCTGGAGCGCGTCCCGCTGGGCCCGGTCGCCCTTGGCGTCTATGTAGAGCATCACCTTCATCGTGGCGTTCGGGTCGCCGACCCACATGTTGCCGGTGAACTCGCCGAGCGCGACGACGCCGAGGCCGTCCAGGCGCACCTCTCCGAAGTGCCCTTCGTGGATCTGCCAGACGAGCGTGAACAGGCAGTCCCCGTGGGTCGGGGCCTGCGCGAAGGTGCAGGGGCAGGGCAGGGAGCAGCTGCAGACGTCGAACCACTCGCCCCGCAGGTGCCAGTCGGGCAGCGAACCGTCGCCACCGGCGCGGACGACGGTGGGCGTGGCGGGCGCGCTCGGCGAAGTCGCGGACGTGGTGCACATGGTGGGGCCTCCTGAAGGGATGCGACAGATACCTGGTGGGGGTATCTGTGGTCGATGGGGAGGACGGTACGGGGCTGGGTTCGCGCCCGTCAAGTACCCCCTGGGGGTATTAGTAACCCTGGGGCCTGACATCTGACACCCGGGGCCCGGCGCCCGGCGCCCGAAGCCCATCGCCCAGTGGCCGAAAACAGTTCATCCCCCGGTGACTTACCGCCCCGGCGCGGCGGCCCTACTGTCCACGGCGTTCCCGTCCCCCGTGCGACGAAGGAGTCGACATGGAACGCCGTACCGTGCTGCGCGCTGCCGTCTTGAGCGCCGGAGCAGCAGCATTCTCCGGTTCGCTGTGGCGGCAGGCCGCCGCGTATCCCGCCCTGCCGGGGCCCAGCCCCTACGGGGCCCTCCAGACGGCCGACGCCAACGGCATCAGGCTCCCCGCGGGCTTCACCAGCCGGGTCATCGCCCGCTCCTCCCAGCAGGTGTCCGGCACCGGCTACACCTGGCACGGAGCGCCCGACGGCGGCGCCTGCTTCGCCGACGGCACGGGCTGGATCTATGTGTCCAACGCCGAGCTCAGCGGCGGCCAGGGCGGCGCGAGCGCGGTGAAGTTCAACAGCTCCGCCCAGATCACCGGCGCCTACTCCGTCCTGTCCGGCACGCAGCGCAACTGCGCGGGCGGCGCCACCCCGTGGAACACCTGGCTGTCCTGCGAGGAGACCGACACCGGCTACGTCCACGAGACCGACCCGTGGGGCGTGAACCCGGCGGTGCAGCGGGCGGCGATGGGCCGCTTCAACCACGAGGCGGCGGCCGCCGACCCGGTCCGCAAGGTGATCTATCTGACCGAGGACAAGACCGACGGCCGCTTCTACCGGTTCGTGCCCACCACCTGGGGCAACCTGGCGTCCGGCTCCCTCCAGGTGCTCAAGGAGACCGGCGGGACGCTGTCCTGGGCCACCGTGCCCGACCCGGACGGCAGTCCCACCGCCACGCGCTACCAGGTGTCCGGCGCCAAGGTCTTCAACGGCGGCGAGGGCTGCCACTACCGCGCCGACATCTGCTACTTCACCACCAAGGGGGACAACCGCGTCTGGGCCTACCACGCGGCGAACAACACCCTCGCCGTCGTGTACGACGACAACGTCGGCGGCGCCCCGCTGACCGGCGTGGACAACGTCACCGCCGCCGCGGTCGGCGACCTCTACGTGGCCGAGGACGGCGGCAACATGGAGATCTGCGTCATCACGCCCTCCGACGTCGTCGCCCCGTTCCTGCGGATCACCGGCCAGTCCTCGTCCGAGATCACCGGGCCCGCGTTCAACCCCGCGGGCAACCGCCTGTACTTGTCCTCGCAGCGCGGCACGTCCGGCTCCAGCAGCGGCGGCATCACCTACGAGGTGACCGGCCCCTTCCGCAACAGCCTGTGACCTAGGCCCCGTTCGCCGCGCCGTCCGCGCCCGGGCTCACCAGGCCGACCTCGTACGCGAGGACGATGGCCTGCGCCCGGTCGCGCAGCGACAGCTTGGCCAGGATCGCGTTGACGTGGGTCTTCACCGTGGACCTGCCGATGCCGAGGGCCTGGGCGATCTCCGGGTTGCTCAGGCCCGCGGCCACGGCGCGCAGGACCTCCGTCTCGCGCGCGGTGAGGGCGTCGAGACGGCCGTCGGGGCGCGGGCGCGCGAGGACCGCGCCGCCCGCGAAGGCGTCGATGAGCCGACGGGTGACGGCCGGGGCGAGCAGCGCCTCACCGGAGGCGACGGTACGGATGGCGTCGACCAGGTCCTGCGGTTCGCAGTCCTTGAGGAGGAAGCCGGAGGCGCCGCCGCGCAGGGCGGCGAACACGTACTCGTCGCGGCGGAACGTGGTGAGGACCAGGACCCGTACCGGCGGGTCGAGGGCGGTCAGCAGGCGCGTGGCCGTGAGGCCGTCCGTGCCCGGCATCCTGATGTCCATCAGGGCCACGTCGGGGCGGTGGGCGCGGGCCAGTTCGACGGCCTCCGCGCCGTCGGCGGCCTGGCCCACCACGGTCAGATCCGGCTCGGCGTCGATGACGGCGGCGAAGCCCG harbors:
- a CDS encoding response regulator transcription factor — encoded protein: MAVRVVVVDDQAVVRAGFAAVIDAEPDLTVVGQAADGAEAVELARAHRPDVALMDIRMPGTDGLTATRLLTALDPPVRVLVLTTFRRDEYVFAALRGGASGFLLKDCEPQDLVDAIRTVASGEALLAPAVTRRLIDAFAGGAVLARPRPDGRLDALTARETEVLRAVAAGLSNPEIAQALGIGRSTVKTHVNAILAKLSLRDRAQAIVLAYEVGLVSPGADGAANGA